Proteins encoded by one window of Erwinia pyrifoliae DSM 12163:
- the zorB1 gene encoding type I Zorya anti-phage system protein ZorB1, whose protein sequence is MFGNAFGAKKRRSDEAEKPFWISYADLMTAMMVLFLVVMVASLSSVTQRIQRAEAGEKRRGQDITRLCQRLELRARELNKTIVVDCHDNRISFGEAGRFDHNRFFLNPGGQKALQDVVPLVLEAADSEEGKKWFKQIVIEGFTDTDGSYLYNLHLSLQRSEWVMCSLLDSRSPLQQHINPHQQVQIRKLFLAGGVSFNNARESKEASRRVELRMQFYGLKDKRADDIHDFPAVIDKEVCQLVMPL, encoded by the coding sequence ATGTTCGGTAACGCATTTGGTGCGAAAAAGCGCCGTAGCGACGAGGCTGAAAAGCCATTCTGGATCTCCTATGCGGACCTGATGACGGCGATGATGGTGCTGTTTCTGGTGGTGATGGTGGCTTCGCTGAGCTCAGTCACGCAACGTATACAGCGGGCTGAAGCGGGGGAAAAGCGGCGTGGGCAGGACATCACCCGATTGTGTCAACGTCTGGAATTACGCGCACGCGAGCTGAATAAAACCATCGTGGTGGACTGCCACGACAACCGCATCAGCTTTGGTGAAGCCGGGCGCTTCGACCACAACCGTTTTTTCCTCAATCCCGGCGGGCAAAAAGCGTTGCAGGATGTGGTGCCGTTAGTGCTGGAAGCGGCTGACAGTGAAGAAGGAAAAAAGTGGTTTAAGCAGATTGTTATTGAAGGGTTTACCGATACCGACGGCTCTTATCTGTATAACCTGCATTTATCCTTGCAACGTTCTGAATGGGTGATGTGTAGCCTGCTGGACAGCCGCAGCCCGCTGCAGCAGCATATCAACCCGCACCAGCAGGTACAGATCCGCAAACTGTTTCTGGCCGGTGGCGTATCGTTTAATAACGCCAGAGAGAGTAAAGAAGCCAGCCGCAGGGTAGAGCTGCGTATGCAATTCTACGGTCTCAAAGACAAGCGCGCTGACGATATCCATGATTTCCCGGCGGTGATCGATAAAGAAGTCTGTCAGCTGGTTATGCCGCTATGA